Proteins found in one Arthrobacter pascens genomic segment:
- a CDS encoding urease subunit gamma gives MHLMPREQEKLMIVVAADLARRRQARGLKLNFPEAVAIISYELIEGARDGRTVAELMSYGTTLLTREDVMEGVPEMIHDVQIEATFPDGTKLVTVHDPIR, from the coding sequence ATGCATCTGATGCCCCGTGAGCAGGAGAAGCTCATGATTGTGGTGGCCGCCGATCTTGCCCGGCGCCGGCAGGCGAGAGGCCTGAAGCTGAATTTCCCCGAGGCTGTGGCCATCATCAGTTACGAACTGATCGAGGGCGCCCGGGACGGGCGCACCGTGGCGGAGTTGATGAGCTACGGCACCACTCTTCTCACCCGGGAGGATGTCATGGAGGGAGTCCCGGAAATGATCCACGACGTACAGATCGAGGCAACGTTCCCTGACGGCACCAAGCTTGTCACCGTCCACGATCCGATCCGATAG
- a CDS encoding urease accessory protein UreD: MSQSSSAVISPWAAPAGDRGRARPQPLPTLASSSRGPRDSGPPTRPTTPRPLSPASADRPVRGRLELGIKVRDGRSIASTQFHEGALRVLRPHYLDDSGQVCYVVVNPGGAYLGADLFVLDVEVEAGADLLLTTQSATKVYRTPGSYAEQRMTVRLGEGARLELVPDQLIAYREASYRQNTQITVRPSSSLVMAEVVTPGWSPDGASFKYEELRLRNEIRVAAPEGSPDNAELLALDNLLIRPPAGDVSGMGFMEGFSHLGSLVVVDARVDQPLADELHGLTAGHDAYTGISLTRTVAGTTGLVLRSLSDGTAKLNSLLGACTALLRERWHGQAPLNLRKY, from the coding sequence ATGAGCCAAAGCAGTTCCGCCGTCATCTCACCTTGGGCGGCGCCCGCGGGTGATAGGGGCCGTGCCCGTCCCCAGCCGCTCCCAACTCTCGCAAGCTCGAGTCGGGGCCCTCGCGACAGTGGGCCCCCCACGAGGCCCACCACGCCGCGGCCCCTATCACCCGCGTCCGCTGATCGCCCAGTCAGAGGGCGCTTGGAGCTGGGCATCAAGGTCCGGGACGGTAGGTCCATCGCTTCCACGCAGTTTCATGAAGGCGCTCTTCGGGTTCTTCGGCCGCATTATCTCGATGATTCTGGGCAGGTTTGCTACGTCGTTGTGAATCCTGGTGGGGCGTATCTCGGGGCGGATCTCTTTGTCTTAGATGTTGAAGTCGAAGCCGGGGCTGACCTGCTTTTGACTACGCAGTCGGCGACGAAGGTTTATCGGACTCCGGGGTCCTACGCTGAGCAGCGGATGACTGTGCGGTTGGGGGAGGGGGCGCGGCTGGAACTGGTACCCGACCAGCTCATTGCCTACCGGGAGGCCAGCTACCGGCAGAACACGCAAATCACGGTGCGGCCGTCGTCGAGCCTTGTCATGGCGGAGGTGGTGACGCCCGGCTGGTCGCCGGATGGTGCATCGTTCAAGTACGAGGAGCTGCGGCTGCGGAACGAAATCCGGGTGGCCGCGCCGGAAGGATCCCCGGACAATGCGGAGCTGCTGGCGCTGGACAACCTCCTGATCCGGCCGCCCGCCGGGGACGTCTCCGGCATGGGCTTTATGGAGGGATTCAGCCACCTGGGCTCGCTGGTGGTAGTCGATGCGCGGGTTGACCAGCCGCTCGCCGATGAACTCCACGGGCTCACCGCCGGCCACGATGCCTACACCGGGATCTCCCTGACCCGCACCGTGGCCGGAACCACCGGGCTGGTCCTGCGCTCGCTATCCGACGGCACGGCAAAGCTCAACAGCCTGCTGGGCGCATGCACGGCCCTGCTCCGGGAGCGCTGGCATGGGCAGGCGCCCCTGAACCTGAGGAAGTACTGA
- the ureG gene encoding urease accessory protein UreG, translated as MSEPIKIGIGGPVGAGKTQLVERLTRHMSREISMAAITNDIYTIEDAKILAANGILPEDRIIGVETGGCPHTAIREDTSMNTAAIHELKARHPDLQVIFVESGGDNLSATFSPELVDFSIYIIDVAQGEKIPRKAGQGMIKSDLFIINKTDLAPHVGADLNVMERDSKEFRGDKPFCFTNLKTDEGLDAVISWLRRDVLMLDLA; from the coding sequence GTGTCTGAACCCATCAAGATCGGCATCGGCGGCCCGGTCGGCGCCGGCAAAACCCAGCTCGTGGAACGACTCACCCGCCACATGAGCCGTGAAATCTCCATGGCCGCCATCACCAACGACATCTACACCATCGAGGACGCCAAAATCCTTGCGGCCAACGGCATCCTCCCTGAGGACCGGATCATCGGCGTGGAAACCGGCGGCTGCCCCCACACCGCCATCCGGGAAGACACCTCCATGAACACCGCCGCCATCCACGAACTCAAGGCGCGGCATCCGGACCTGCAGGTGATCTTCGTGGAATCCGGCGGCGACAACCTCTCCGCCACCTTCAGCCCCGAACTGGTGGACTTCTCCATCTACATCATCGACGTGGCCCAGGGCGAGAAAATCCCGCGAAAAGCTGGCCAGGGCATGATCAAGTCCGACCTCTTCATCATCAACAAAACCGACCTCGCGCCCCACGTCGGCGCCGACCTCAATGTCATGGAACGGGACTCCAAGGAATTCCGCGGAGACAAGCCTTTCTGCTTTACGAACCTGAAGACCGACGAAGGGCTAGATGCCGTCATCTCCTGGCTGCGGCGCGATGTCCTGATGCTTGACCTCGCCTAA
- a CDS encoding cysteine hydrolase family protein: MIALLVIDMQNAYFEDPALAAKKERLVGSCNELLEAFASNSHRALLIGTQHERDKSTWSLNMLDDDQGFIFRGSTQAGFVPGLAVDGLPQLFKTRDSAFVGTDLLARLRNWDVDEVVLAGVSTHNCIAQTAADAFAHNIRVTYAEDAVAAEDTQAAADMLRILSAEYRQPVQSTAEILRRLSSEG; encoded by the coding sequence ATGATTGCGCTGCTGGTCATTGACATGCAGAACGCCTACTTTGAGGATCCGGCGCTCGCGGCCAAAAAGGAAAGGCTGGTGGGCTCCTGCAATGAGCTGCTGGAAGCTTTCGCCTCCAACAGCCACAGGGCCCTGCTGATCGGAACCCAGCACGAGCGGGACAAGTCCACTTGGTCCTTGAACATGCTCGATGACGATCAGGGGTTTATTTTCCGCGGCAGCACCCAGGCCGGGTTCGTTCCGGGGCTGGCCGTTGACGGGCTGCCACAGCTGTTCAAGACAAGGGACAGCGCCTTTGTGGGCACGGACCTCCTTGCCCGGCTCCGGAACTGGGACGTGGACGAGGTGGTCCTGGCGGGTGTGTCCACGCACAACTGCATCGCGCAGACCGCAGCTGACGCGTTTGCCCACAACATCAGGGTCACCTACGCCGAGGATGCCGTGGCGGCAGAGGATACACAGGCCGCCGCGGATATGCTGCGGATCCTCTCGGCCGAATACCGTCAGCCGGTCCAGTCCACGGCGGAGATTCTGCGGCGCCTGAGCTCCGAAGGATAG
- the ureE gene encoding urease accessory protein UreE has protein sequence MIIEKILGNLHELPTADLDAYTGLHREKVVLPSAQLVKRIQRVTTDHGKEIGIRLPSGSGDLRDGDILHVAETNMIVVSVLPTDVLVIAPRSVYEMGVVAHSLGNRHLQAQFFDAASEYGAEVMVCAYDHTVEDYLKHAAVPYTRQERVMPVPFRHAEHSH, from the coding sequence GTGATCATCGAGAAAATCCTGGGCAATCTGCACGAACTGCCCACCGCAGATCTGGACGCCTACACCGGCCTGCACCGTGAGAAGGTGGTGCTCCCCAGCGCCCAGCTGGTCAAGCGCATCCAGCGGGTCACCACCGACCACGGAAAGGAAATCGGCATCCGGCTGCCATCCGGCTCCGGGGACCTGCGCGACGGCGACATCCTGCACGTGGCCGAAACCAACATGATCGTGGTGTCTGTGCTGCCCACCGACGTCCTGGTAATCGCACCAAGGTCCGTTTACGAGATGGGCGTCGTGGCGCACTCCCTGGGCAACCGGCACCTCCAGGCACAGTTCTTTGACGCAGCCTCCGAGTACGGCGCCGAAGTCATGGTGTGCGCCTACGACCACACCGTCGAGGACTATCTCAAACACGCCGCAGTGCCCTACACCCGCCAGGAACGCGTCATGCCAGTGCCTTTCCGCCATGCTGAGCACAGTCACTAA
- the ureC gene encoding urease subunit alpha — protein MSFELPRRQYADLYGPTTGDAIRLADTELFLEIEKDLTVYGEEVVFGGGKVIRDGMGQNGQATRNGVGSGGTGSGGGVPDTVITNVIVLDYTGIYKADVALRDGHIFKIGKAGNPQITDGVDIVIGASTEIIAGERKILTAGGVDSHIHFISPDQVPTALASGVTTMVGGGTGPAEGTKATTVTPGKWHIQRMLQAAEGLPINIGLLGKGHASAVEPLAEQIRAGAIGLKVHEDWGSTTSSIDTSLKVADEYDVQVAIHTDTLNECGFVEDTIRAIDGRVIHTFHTEGAGGGHAPDIIKIAGLPNVLPASTNPTLPYTRNTIEEHLDMLMVCHHLNPDIPEDVAFADSRIRAETIAAEDVLQDLGIFAITSSDSQAMGRVGEVITRTWQVADKMKKQRGVLSDPDGGTHGSAVGSGSDSDNFRLKRYVAKYTINPAIAQGMADSIGSVESGKFADLVLWDPAFFGVKPELVLKGGQIAYALMGDANASIPTPQPRTMRPMFATFGKALQQSSITFLSQAAIDAGVPAELGLEKVIRPVSGIRSLTKADLKYNGATPDIQVDPETYRVAVDGEDVTCEPSDVLPMAQRYFLF, from the coding sequence ATGAGCTTCGAACTTCCCCGCAGGCAATACGCGGACCTGTACGGCCCGACGACGGGTGACGCCATCCGCCTGGCGGACACCGAGCTTTTCCTCGAGATCGAAAAGGACCTCACCGTCTATGGCGAGGAAGTGGTGTTCGGCGGCGGCAAGGTGATCCGTGACGGCATGGGCCAGAACGGCCAGGCCACCCGCAACGGTGTCGGTTCCGGCGGCACTGGTTCCGGCGGCGGAGTGCCGGACACCGTGATCACCAATGTGATCGTGCTGGACTACACCGGTATTTACAAGGCGGACGTTGCGCTCAGGGACGGCCACATCTTCAAGATCGGCAAAGCCGGCAACCCGCAGATCACCGACGGCGTGGACATCGTCATCGGCGCTTCCACCGAAATCATCGCGGGCGAACGCAAGATCCTCACCGCCGGCGGAGTGGACAGCCACATCCACTTCATCTCCCCGGACCAGGTGCCCACCGCGCTCGCCAGCGGCGTGACCACCATGGTGGGCGGTGGCACGGGCCCGGCCGAAGGCACCAAAGCAACTACTGTCACTCCCGGCAAATGGCACATCCAGCGGATGCTGCAGGCTGCCGAAGGGCTTCCCATCAACATCGGGCTGCTCGGCAAAGGGCATGCGTCCGCCGTCGAACCTCTGGCTGAGCAGATCCGCGCCGGCGCCATCGGCCTCAAGGTCCACGAGGACTGGGGTTCCACCACCTCCTCGATCGACACTTCGCTGAAGGTGGCCGACGAATACGACGTCCAGGTCGCCATCCACACAGACACCCTTAACGAGTGCGGCTTCGTGGAGGACACCATCCGGGCCATCGACGGCCGTGTCATCCACACATTCCACACCGAAGGTGCCGGCGGCGGCCATGCCCCGGACATCATCAAAATCGCCGGACTGCCGAACGTGCTGCCCGCGTCCACCAACCCCACGCTGCCCTACACGCGCAACACCATCGAAGAGCACCTGGACATGCTGATGGTCTGCCACCACCTCAACCCGGACATCCCCGAGGACGTGGCGTTCGCGGATTCCCGCATCCGGGCCGAGACCATCGCGGCCGAGGACGTGCTGCAGGACCTGGGCATCTTTGCCATCACGTCCTCCGACTCCCAGGCCATGGGCCGCGTAGGCGAGGTGATCACCCGCACGTGGCAGGTGGCGGACAAGATGAAGAAGCAACGGGGTGTACTTTCAGATCCCGACGGCGGGACTCACGGTTCCGCCGTCGGCTCCGGGTCGGACAGCGACAACTTCCGCCTCAAGCGCTACGTGGCCAAGTACACCATCAACCCGGCCATCGCGCAGGGCATGGCGGACTCCATCGGCTCAGTGGAATCGGGCAAGTTCGCGGACCTGGTGCTCTGGGACCCGGCGTTCTTCGGCGTCAAGCCGGAGCTGGTGCTCAAGGGCGGGCAGATCGCCTATGCGCTGATGGGCGACGCGAACGCCTCCATCCCCACGCCGCAGCCGCGCACCATGCGGCCGATGTTCGCAACGTTCGGCAAGGCGCTGCAGCAGTCGTCCATCACCTTCCTGTCGCAGGCCGCCATCGACGCCGGCGTGCCGGCGGAACTGGGGCTGGAAAAGGTCATCCGTCCTGTGTCCGGCATCCGCTCGCTGACCAAGGCCGACCTGAAGTACAACGGCGCCACCCCGGACATCCAGGTGGACCCGGAGACGTACAGGGTAGCGGTCGACGGCGAGGACGTCACCTGCGAGCCGTCCGACGTGCTGCCCATGGCCCAGCGCTACTTCCTTTTCTGA
- a CDS encoding urease accessory protein UreF: MSSYQLALQQLTDSALPTGAFAHSLGFESYVASGVVRDEASFGVWLGAFVSQQLSYSDGLAVRFVYEGVDLGELDALLSASLLPRQVREASLKMGLRLLEIGAEVFPSAELELYRDLVRRGLADGHQPLAFAVVARSLDIPLAEALAAYLFTAVTSLTQNAVRAIPLGQNAGQRLLRKAADDVAAAVERISHLTPDDFGAVSPGLEISQMRHERQRARMFMS; encoded by the coding sequence GTGAGCAGCTATCAGCTTGCACTTCAGCAGTTGACTGACTCTGCGCTTCCCACCGGGGCGTTTGCGCACTCTCTTGGGTTCGAAAGCTATGTCGCTTCCGGGGTGGTGCGTGATGAGGCTTCTTTTGGGGTTTGGCTGGGGGCGTTTGTTTCACAGCAGCTTTCCTACTCTGATGGCTTGGCTGTCCGATTTGTGTATGAGGGTGTTGATCTCGGGGAACTGGATGCCCTGTTATCTGCTTCGCTGTTGCCTCGGCAGGTTCGGGAGGCGAGCTTGAAGATGGGCTTGCGGCTGCTCGAGATCGGGGCTGAGGTCTTTCCTTCCGCGGAGCTGGAACTGTACCGGGACCTGGTCCGCCGCGGCCTTGCCGACGGGCATCAGCCGCTGGCGTTCGCCGTCGTCGCGCGTTCACTGGATATTCCGCTGGCCGAAGCGCTCGCCGCTTACCTTTTTACGGCCGTCACCTCATTGACCCAGAACGCGGTCCGCGCCATCCCGCTGGGGCAGAACGCCGGCCAGCGGCTGCTGCGGAAAGCGGCCGACGACGTCGCTGCCGCCGTCGAGCGGATAAGTCACCTCACGCCGGACGACTTCGGGGCGGTCAGCCCCGGACTGGAAATTTCGCAAATGCGGCACGAGCGCCAGCGTGCCCGGATGTTCATGAGCTAG
- a CDS encoding LacI family DNA-binding transcriptional regulator yields the protein MAVTMNDVARAAGVSLKTVSNVLNDYEFIRPSTKQRVHDAIAELGYEANLTARSLRSGKTRMLGLVLSDLSAPYYAELASRLMTVASRRGYRVLVEQSGGAADNELTALQGPFRQLTDGLLFTPLAMDADAVAARRGSKPVVLLGEHILDPRFDVVTMKNEEAAEAVTAHLLAGGRRRIAVMGAHAEESAGSPGLRLKGYRKALDEAGIVFDPALVAPCGWRRDGGASAVAGLLDSGVPFDAVFGLNDTLALGAMHELLIRGVSVPQDVAVAGFDDIAEARFASPSLTTVSPGMDEIAERSVGLLIDRIEGLKPEDDGVHVEAGFVLTVRESAP from the coding sequence GTGGCTGTGACCATGAACGATGTTGCGCGCGCCGCCGGCGTCTCGCTGAAGACGGTATCCAATGTGCTCAATGACTATGAGTTCATCCGCCCGTCCACCAAGCAGCGCGTCCATGACGCCATCGCGGAGCTGGGATATGAGGCGAACCTGACCGCGCGGAGCCTGCGTTCGGGGAAGACGCGCATGCTGGGTCTGGTCCTGTCCGATCTCTCCGCGCCGTACTACGCTGAACTGGCGTCCAGGCTCATGACGGTGGCCTCCCGTCGGGGCTACAGAGTGCTGGTGGAACAGTCGGGAGGCGCTGCCGACAACGAGTTGACTGCCCTGCAGGGTCCCTTCCGGCAGCTGACCGACGGGCTGCTGTTCACCCCGCTGGCCATGGACGCCGACGCCGTTGCCGCCCGCCGGGGCAGCAAGCCGGTGGTGCTGCTCGGGGAGCACATCCTGGATCCCCGGTTTGACGTGGTCACCATGAAAAACGAAGAAGCCGCAGAGGCGGTCACGGCGCACCTTCTGGCGGGGGGCCGCCGTCGTATTGCGGTAATGGGCGCCCACGCCGAGGAATCGGCAGGCAGCCCCGGACTCCGCCTCAAGGGGTACCGCAAGGCACTGGACGAGGCCGGAATCGTTTTCGATCCGGCACTCGTGGCCCCCTGCGGGTGGCGGCGTGATGGCGGGGCAAGCGCCGTCGCTGGCCTGTTGGACAGCGGCGTTCCGTTTGATGCGGTGTTTGGGCTGAATGACACACTGGCTCTGGGGGCCATGCATGAACTCCTGATCCGGGGCGTCAGCGTGCCGCAAGACGTTGCGGTGGCCGGGTTTGACGATATCGCGGAGGCGCGGTTCGCCTCTCCGTCGCTCACCACTGTTTCGCCCGGCATGGATGAGATCGCCGAGCGCTCAGTCGGGTTGCTGATCGACAGGATCGAGGGATTGAAGCCGGAGGACGACGGCGTGCACGTCGAGGCCGGGTTTGTCCTGACGGTCCGTGAATCGGCGCCGTAG
- a CDS encoding urease subunit beta has translation MIPGEYILRSEPVTVNAGREAIDVDVVNTGDRPVQVGSHFHFAEANPALTFDRNAAYGRRLDIPAGTAARFEPGDSKTVRLIELAGSREVYGLSNAVNGPLAAAEGGTK, from the coding sequence ATGATTCCGGGAGAGTACATCCTCAGGTCCGAGCCGGTGACGGTGAATGCCGGGCGCGAGGCAATCGACGTCGACGTGGTAAATACCGGCGACCGGCCCGTGCAGGTCGGTTCGCATTTCCACTTCGCCGAGGCGAATCCTGCGCTGACTTTCGACCGGAACGCCGCCTACGGCAGGCGGCTGGACATCCCCGCGGGCACCGCGGCGCGGTTCGAACCCGGCGACAGCAAAACGGTCCGGCTGATCGAACTGGCCGGCAGCCGGGAGGTATACGGCCTCAGCAACGCCGTCAACGGCCCGCTTGCCGCGGCGGAGGGTGGTACCAAATGA
- a CDS encoding HoxN/HupN/NixA family nickel/cobalt transporter — protein MTALTQFAVMYRERDTLPLRTRLFFTFGAVAALHLAAVGLLFGGAAGAGQPLAWGLVLTAYLAGVKHSYDWDHLAAIDNSTRKFVAQRQDPASVGFAFSLGHSSVVILAGVLVVCGATMVGQFMEDGSAGNLVLGLIGSGVSGLFLLMMGIFNGSAFVRAAQAYRNARAGGSIDVADLQAKGFVARLLAGPLSRVRRPRNIYVVGFLFGLGFDTATTIGLLVMTTAASLAGVSPLALLALPFAFTAAMTLCDSLNGVAMMRMYRSALDDPRRKLGFNAAVTGISALSALFIAVITLGGFFNAAFGLQDPLTSWLVGIDLGGAGLLLIALLLAVWGAAALRGRRRAVAS, from the coding sequence ATGACTGCGCTGACCCAATTCGCAGTGATGTACCGCGAGCGGGACACCCTGCCGCTCCGGACCCGGCTGTTCTTCACCTTCGGTGCGGTGGCCGCCCTGCATCTTGCCGCCGTCGGCCTTCTGTTCGGCGGTGCCGCCGGGGCCGGACAGCCGCTGGCATGGGGGCTGGTGCTGACCGCCTATCTTGCCGGAGTCAAGCACAGCTACGACTGGGACCATCTGGCCGCGATCGACAACTCCACCCGTAAGTTCGTGGCCCAGCGGCAGGACCCGGCCAGCGTGGGCTTCGCGTTCAGCCTGGGACACAGCTCGGTGGTGATTCTGGCCGGAGTCCTGGTGGTCTGCGGCGCCACCATGGTGGGGCAGTTCATGGAGGACGGCTCGGCCGGCAACCTGGTGCTGGGCCTGATCGGGAGCGGCGTTTCCGGACTGTTCCTGCTGATGATGGGAATCTTCAACGGTTCCGCTTTCGTGCGGGCCGCGCAGGCGTACCGGAACGCCCGCGCCGGCGGCAGCATCGACGTCGCAGACCTTCAAGCGAAAGGCTTCGTGGCGCGGCTCCTCGCCGGGCCACTGTCCAGGGTGCGCCGGCCCCGCAACATCTACGTGGTCGGCTTCCTGTTCGGGCTGGGCTTTGACACCGCCACCACCATCGGCCTGCTGGTGATGACGACGGCGGCATCGCTCGCCGGGGTTTCGCCGCTGGCCCTGCTCGCGCTGCCTTTTGCCTTCACAGCCGCCATGACACTCTGCGATTCGCTCAATGGCGTGGCGATGATGCGGATGTACCGCTCGGCACTGGATGATCCGCGGCGCAAACTCGGCTTCAATGCGGCGGTCACCGGGATCTCCGCGCTCTCCGCCCTGTTCATCGCGGTGATCACCCTGGGCGGCTTCTTCAACGCCGCTTTCGGGCTGCAGGATCCGCTCACCAGCTGGCTGGTGGGGATAGACCTCGGCGGCGCCGGGCTGCTGCTCATCGCGCTGCTGCTGGCCGTTTGGGGTGCGGCGGCGCTGCGCGGGCGCCGGAGGGCGGTGGCTTCCTAA
- the arfA gene encoding arabinosylfuranosidase ArfA — protein MGTSESAAAKITIDPAFTVGPVRRRTFGAFVEHLGRCVYTGIFEPEHPKADEDGFRADVLELTRELGVSTVRYPGGNFVSGYRWEDGVGPVEQRPARLDLAWHSTDPNLVGVDEFAKWSVKAGVEPMMAVNLGTRGTQEALDLLEYCNIDGGTAFSDQRKSNGSENGYGIKMWCLGNEMDGPWQIGHKNALEYGRLAADTARGMRMIDPDLELVVCGSSSPGMDTFGEWERVVLTETYELVDLISAHQYFEDFGDLQEHLAAGYKMESFIADIVSHIDHVKSVKKSAKQVNISFDEWNVWHGSRAESKAPGGKDWPVAPVLLEDRYTVADAVVVGDLLITLLRNTDRVHSASLAQLVNVIAPIMTEPGGRAWKQTTFHPFALTSRHAAGTVLQLAVESPLVSGGKTADFAALSAVATFDAEAGEAVVFAANRSATDALTLDAAVAGLGNVRVIEAVTYANKDPYWQATADDSTSVLPADNVTVKADGGRLTAELPAVSWSMIRLAVES, from the coding sequence GTGGGCACATCAGAGTCTGCCGCAGCTAAGATCACTATCGATCCGGCCTTCACGGTAGGACCAGTCCGGCGCCGGACTTTCGGCGCGTTCGTGGAACACCTGGGCCGATGCGTGTACACCGGGATCTTCGAGCCGGAGCACCCCAAGGCAGACGAGGACGGCTTCCGCGCGGATGTCCTGGAACTGACACGCGAACTGGGCGTTTCCACGGTCCGCTACCCCGGCGGCAACTTTGTCTCCGGCTACCGCTGGGAAGACGGCGTGGGCCCGGTGGAACAGCGCCCGGCGCGGCTCGATCTGGCCTGGCATTCCACGGATCCCAACCTGGTGGGCGTGGACGAATTTGCCAAGTGGTCTGTCAAGGCGGGTGTGGAGCCCATGATGGCAGTCAACCTGGGAACGCGCGGGACGCAGGAGGCGCTGGACCTGCTGGAATACTGCAACATCGACGGCGGCACCGCCTTCTCCGACCAGCGCAAGTCCAACGGTTCAGAGAACGGCTACGGCATCAAGATGTGGTGCCTCGGGAACGAGATGGACGGCCCGTGGCAGATCGGCCACAAGAACGCGCTGGAGTACGGCCGGCTTGCCGCCGACACCGCCCGCGGCATGCGCATGATTGATCCGGACCTGGAGCTGGTAGTGTGCGGCAGTTCCTCGCCCGGCATGGACACCTTTGGCGAGTGGGAACGCGTGGTCCTCACGGAGACCTACGAACTGGTGGACCTGATCTCCGCCCACCAGTACTTCGAGGATTTCGGCGACCTGCAGGAACACCTGGCAGCTGGCTACAAGATGGAGTCCTTTATCGCGGACATCGTGAGCCACATCGACCACGTGAAGTCGGTGAAGAAGTCCGCCAAGCAGGTCAACATCTCCTTCGATGAGTGGAACGTCTGGCACGGGAGCCGCGCGGAGTCCAAGGCGCCCGGCGGCAAGGACTGGCCGGTGGCCCCCGTCCTACTGGAGGACCGCTACACCGTGGCGGACGCCGTCGTCGTCGGTGATCTCCTGATCACCCTGCTTCGCAACACGGACCGGGTCCACTCGGCCAGCCTGGCGCAGCTGGTCAACGTCATCGCCCCCATCATGACCGAGCCGGGCGGCCGCGCCTGGAAGCAGACCACTTTCCACCCGTTCGCGCTCACGTCCCGTCACGCCGCCGGCACTGTGCTGCAACTCGCCGTCGAGTCCCCACTGGTCAGCGGCGGGAAGACGGCCGACTTCGCCGCACTGTCCGCTGTGGCAACGTTCGACGCCGAGGCCGGCGAGGCCGTGGTGTTCGCCGCGAACCGCTCGGCAACCGATGCGCTGACGCTCGATGCCGCCGTGGCCGGGCTGGGCAATGTCCGGGTCATCGAGGCAGTTACGTACGCCAACAAGGACCCGTACTGGCAGGCCACTGCCGATGACTCCACCTCCGTCCTGCCCGCAGACAACGTCACGGTCAAGGCCGACGGCGGCCGGCTCACCGCAGAGCTCCCCGCGGTGTCCTGGTCCATGATCCGGCTGGCCGTGGAGTCCTAG
- a CDS encoding proline racemase family protein yields MRATTTVGSYEAVIPSISGRAWITSINQLVLDPSDPPAGGSHLQRHGGCRDRRRQDPLDPSSRRQQKTLRKSRVLRSLGRRRRDRISLPGLKLRPMP; encoded by the coding sequence ATGCGGGCCACCACCACCGTGGGGTCCTACGAGGCGGTCATCCCGAGCATTTCCGGCCGGGCGTGGATCACCTCAATCAACCAACTTGTCCTCGACCCGTCCGATCCGCCAGCAGGAGGCTCTCATCTGCAGCGGCATGGTGGATGCCGTGACCGACGACGGCAGGATCCTTTGGATCCCTCCTCCAGGAGACAACAGAAGACTCTACGAAAAAGCCGAGTTCTACGAAGTCTGGGCCGCCGAAGACGGGATCGGATTTCACTACCGGGTCTCAAACTCAGACCAATGCCTTAG
- a CDS encoding HhH-GPD-type base excision DNA repair protein — MEDMELHITGDPAADKLLSDDAFALLTGMLLDQQVTMESAFAGPEKIRARIGSIAPSAVATHDPQAFIEVFKERPAVHRFPGSMAARVQALAETVERDWDGNATTIWTKGDPDGVEVLRRLQDLPGFGEQKAKIFLALLGKQCGLQAPGWREAAGHYGQSGAFLSVADIVDPESLGKVRASKQAAKAAAKAAKS; from the coding sequence ATGGAGGACATGGAACTGCATATCACCGGGGACCCCGCTGCTGACAAACTGCTGAGCGACGATGCCTTTGCGCTCCTGACGGGGATGCTGCTGGACCAACAGGTCACCATGGAGTCGGCGTTTGCCGGCCCGGAGAAGATCCGGGCACGCATCGGGTCCATCGCCCCGTCGGCCGTCGCCACCCATGATCCCCAGGCTTTCATCGAGGTCTTCAAGGAGCGGCCGGCCGTGCACCGTTTTCCCGGATCCATGGCAGCGCGCGTCCAGGCGCTCGCCGAGACTGTGGAGCGCGACTGGGACGGAAACGCAACGACGATCTGGACCAAGGGGGACCCCGACGGCGTGGAAGTTTTGCGGCGCCTGCAGGATCTGCCGGGATTCGGGGAACAGAAGGCGAAGATCTTCCTGGCCCTGCTCGGCAAGCAGTGCGGACTCCAGGCGCCCGGTTGGCGGGAGGCCGCCGGCCATTATGGCCAGTCTGGGGCATTCCTCTCGGTTGCGGACATTGTGGATCCTGAGTCGCTCGGCAAGGTCCGTGCCAGCAAGCAGGCGGCAAAGGCAGCAGCCAAAGCTGCCAAGAGCTGA